One Pararhizobium sp. IMCC3301 DNA segment encodes these proteins:
- a CDS encoding saccharopine dehydrogenase family protein, which translates to MTKLTGNTLVIGAGGVSSAAVHKMAMNPQIFTKITLASRRKFKCDAIADAVKQRTGVTIETAQVDAMDIAAVVGLIRSSGADLLVNLALPYQDLKLMDACLEAGIHYLDTANYEPEDEAKFEYHWQWAYHERFEKAGLTAILGSGFDPGVTSVFATWLKKHKLDTVRQIDVLDCNGGDNGKAFATNFNPEINIREVTADARHWENGNWVTSPAMTHKVAFDFPGVGTRNMYLMYHEELESLKTHFPETQRARFWMTFGDAYINHVTVLQNIGMTSIKPVMHEGVEIVPLQFLKSVLPDPSELGELTKGKTCIGDIVTGEKDGKEQTYYIYNICDHEECYAEVGSQAVSYTTGVPAMIGAAQIITGVWLKPGVWNMEQLDPDNFMEMLNTQGLPWQVHELDAPVDF; encoded by the coding sequence ATGACGAAATTGACCGGAAACACTTTGGTCATTGGTGCAGGTGGCGTCTCGTCGGCTGCTGTCCACAAAATGGCAATGAACCCGCAGATTTTTACGAAAATCACTCTGGCAAGTCGCCGCAAATTCAAATGCGATGCGATAGCGGACGCGGTCAAACAGCGCACCGGCGTCACTATCGAAACTGCACAAGTGGATGCCATGGACATTGCTGCTGTCGTCGGACTGATCCGCAGCAGCGGTGCCGACCTGCTGGTCAATCTGGCTCTGCCCTATCAGGACCTGAAATTGATGGATGCCTGCCTGGAAGCGGGTATCCACTATCTCGACACCGCCAATTATGAGCCCGAAGACGAGGCAAAATTCGAATATCACTGGCAGTGGGCCTACCACGAGCGCTTTGAAAAGGCCGGCCTGACAGCAATTCTCGGCTCCGGCTTCGATCCCGGCGTGACATCCGTCTTTGCCACATGGCTGAAGAAGCACAAGCTGGATACGGTCCGGCAGATCGATGTGCTGGATTGCAATGGCGGCGACAATGGCAAGGCCTTCGCCACCAATTTCAACCCCGAAATCAATATTCGTGAAGTCACCGCCGATGCCCGGCACTGGGAAAACGGCAACTGGGTCACCTCCCCGGCCATGACCCACAAGGTGGCGTTTGATTTCCCCGGTGTCGGCACACGCAATATGTATCTGATGTATCATGAGGAGCTGGAAAGTCTGAAAACCCATTTCCCGGAAACGCAACGCGCCCGCTTCTGGATGACGTTTGGCGATGCCTACATCAACCATGTCACGGTGCTGCAGAATATCGGCATGACCTCGATCAAGCCGGTCATGCATGAGGGTGTCGAAATCGTACCGCTGCAGTTTCTGAAAAGCGTTTTGCCGGACCCCTCTGAATTGGGCGAGTTGACCAAGGGAAAGACCTGCATCGGTGACATTGTCACCGGGGAAAAAGACGGCAAGGAACAGACCTATTACATTTACAATATCTGCGATCATGAAGAATGTTATGCGGAAGTGGGCAGCCAGGCGGTGAGTTACACGACCGGCGTGCCGGCGATGATCGGCGCGGCCCAGATCATCACCGGTGTGTGGCTGAAACCCGGCGTATGGAACATGGAACAGCTCGATCCAGATAACTTCATGGAGATGCTCAACACCCAAGGGCTGCCCTGGCAAGTGCATGAACTGGACGCTCCGGTCGATTTTTGA
- a CDS encoding carboxynorspermidine decarboxylase — MAGDIPIMQTKAGDPGSFARFDLSRVPSPCFVVDEVAIERNLAILADIAERSQARIFLALKAFSMFELAPLVGRYLSGTCASGVHEARLAHDKYHGEVATFCAGYKPADFDSIIACSDHIIFNSPAQKARFLPQIEASGKPVQIGLRINPEHSEGEIAKYDPCAPCSRLGTPVSQLNDAVLAGIDGLHMHTLCEQGFEPLQRTWDAIEQTLSPWLKRLKWINFGGGHHITRADYDREGLVAFIRGIRARYGLDIYLEPGEAVALDAGILVGEILDLPQNGMNLAISDLSATCHMPDVIEAPYRPALLGERAPGTGPVYRIGGPSCLAGDVIGDYTPAVPFQIGSRIAFLDQAHYSMVKTNTFNGVPLPSIAVWNSDSDALRIVKQFGYNDFLERLS, encoded by the coding sequence ATGGCCGGCGATATCCCGATCATGCAGACAAAGGCCGGCGATCCGGGCAGCTTCGCCCGGTTCGATCTGTCCCGCGTTCCCAGCCCCTGTTTTGTTGTCGATGAAGTTGCGATTGAACGCAATCTTGCGATTCTGGCCGATATTGCAGAGCGCTCGCAGGCCAGGATTTTTCTGGCGCTGAAGGCTTTTTCAATGTTCGAACTGGCGCCTCTTGTCGGGCGCTATCTGTCCGGCACCTGCGCTTCGGGCGTTCATGAAGCGCGCCTGGCGCATGACAAGTATCACGGTGAGGTCGCCACATTCTGTGCCGGTTACAAGCCTGCCGATTTTGACAGCATCATTGCCTGTTCAGACCACATCATTTTCAATTCGCCGGCCCAGAAAGCCCGGTTTCTGCCACAGATCGAGGCATCCGGGAAACCTGTTCAGATCGGGTTGCGCATCAATCCTGAGCATTCTGAAGGTGAGATTGCCAAATATGATCCCTGTGCCCCCTGCTCCCGGCTCGGCACACCGGTTTCCCAACTGAATGACGCCGTTCTGGCGGGCATTGACGGTCTGCACATGCATACGCTCTGCGAGCAGGGTTTTGAGCCATTACAACGCACCTGGGATGCAATTGAACAGACGCTCAGCCCGTGGCTAAAGCGTTTGAAATGGATAAATTTTGGCGGCGGCCATCATATCACGCGGGCCGATTATGACCGCGAAGGTCTGGTGGCCTTCATCCGTGGGATACGCGCGCGCTATGGTCTCGATATCTATCTGGAGCCGGGCGAAGCGGTCGCGCTTGATGCCGGTATACTAGTGGGAGAAATTCTCGACCTGCCGCAAAACGGCATGAATCTGGCGATCAGCGATCTGTCTGCCACCTGCCATATGCCGGATGTTATCGAGGCGCCCTACCGTCCCGCCCTTCTGGGAGAACGAGCCCCCGGGACCGGACCGGTATACCGCATAGGCGGCCCTTCCTGTCTGGCCGGCGATGTCATTGGCGATTACACGCCTGCGGTCCCGTTCCAGATTGGCTCGCGCATCGCCTTTCTCGATCAGGCGCATTATTCGATGGTCAAGACAAACACCTTCAACGGAGTGCCGCTGCCGTCGATTGCGGTCTGGAACTCCGATAGCGATGCGTTGCGCATCGTCAAGCAATTTGGCTACAACGATTTTCTGGAGCGCCTCTCGTGA
- the speB gene encoding agmatinase, whose protein sequence is MTDFLDSELSGAERDPAKSRFTIIPVPLERTVSYGSGTAGGPAAILQASNELERICQIGELVLEPCRFGIATQQPVDCSAPMPQVMEAISKRTFDAVSNNKLPVVLGGEHSLSYGAVMGVQKALGRPLGLVQIDAHADLRVAYQGNRHSHASVMHLLAEEGVRLAQFGVRALCRAEMQSRRDNNVFHVDSETLVTGNIHQMDLPEDFPQDIYVSFDVDGLDPSVMPATGTPVPGGLGFYQALHLVEHALQGRNCVGLDVVELAPDGNSAWDFTAAQIVYRLMAATI, encoded by the coding sequence GTGACCGACTTTCTCGACAGTGAATTGAGCGGCGCTGAACGTGATCCGGCCAAATCACGGTTTACAATTATCCCGGTTCCGCTGGAACGCACGGTTTCCTACGGTTCGGGCACAGCTGGCGGACCCGCAGCGATTCTGCAAGCCAGCAATGAACTGGAGCGCATCTGCCAGATCGGCGAGTTGGTTCTGGAGCCGTGCCGGTTTGGCATCGCCACACAACAGCCGGTGGATTGCAGCGCTCCGATGCCGCAGGTAATGGAAGCCATCAGCAAACGGACTTTCGACGCGGTGTCGAACAACAAGCTGCCGGTGGTGCTGGGTGGCGAACATTCCCTGTCTTATGGCGCCGTGATGGGCGTGCAAAAAGCCCTTGGCCGCCCGCTCGGGCTGGTCCAGATAGATGCCCATGCGGATTTGCGGGTGGCCTATCAGGGCAATCGGCATTCTCATGCTTCCGTCATGCATCTGCTGGCCGAAGAAGGCGTCCGTCTGGCGCAATTCGGCGTCCGTGCCCTGTGCCGAGCGGAAATGCAGAGCCGCCGGGACAATAATGTGTTCCATGTCGACAGCGAAACACTGGTCACCGGCAACATTCATCAAATGGACCTGCCGGAGGATTTTCCACAGGATATTTATGTTTCATTCGATGTCGATGGTCTCGATCCATCAGTGATGCCGGCGACAGGTACACCGGTGCCCGGCGGACTTGGCTTTTACCAGGCGCTGCATCTGGTAGAGCACGCGCTTCAGGGCCGAAATTGCGTCGGGCTGGATGTGGTTGAACTGGCGCCGGACGGCAATTCGGCCTGGGATTTTACCGCTGCCCAGATTGTCTATCGCCTGATGGCCGCCACGATTTAA
- a CDS encoding DUF1489 family protein, whose amino-acid sequence MPLNLIKLCVGAESLDDLEQWIAQRTARAKQAGVEPEHAHTTRMMPKRRDELLDGGSLYWVIKGNVQARQRLLDVRPFTDSAGISRCDLVMEQIVRPTQWQPKRPFQGWRYFRTEDVPADLTEDAQALKDMPDAMRTELLELGLL is encoded by the coding sequence ATGCCACTCAATCTCATCAAATTGTGCGTTGGTGCGGAATCGCTCGATGATCTCGAGCAGTGGATTGCGCAGCGCACCGCCCGGGCGAAACAAGCTGGTGTCGAGCCGGAACATGCTCACACAACCAGAATGATGCCGAAGCGACGCGATGAATTGCTCGATGGCGGATCGCTGTACTGGGTCATCAAGGGCAATGTGCAGGCGCGCCAGAGGCTGCTGGATGTCCGGCCCTTTACGGATTCGGCCGGGATCAGCCGGTGTGATCTGGTGATGGAACAAATTGTCAGGCCGACCCAGTGGCAGCCGAAGCGGCCGTTTCAGGGATGGCGCTATTTCAGGACAGAAGATGTGCCTGCCGATTTGACGGAAGATGCCCAGGCACTGAAAGATATGCCTGATGCGATGCGCACCGAACTTCTGGAACTTGGTCTGCTTTAA
- a CDS encoding rhodanese-like domain-containing protein — MQKIIRTAADLVTEAEAEIVALTPIDVKTRLAGENPPVLIDIRDIRELAKSGRISGAVHAPRGMLEFWVDPASPYHRAVFSQNDSFILFCASGWRSALATKTLQDMGMTGLAHMAGGFNAWAAAELPIEIEPSES, encoded by the coding sequence TTGCAGAAAATCATCAGAACTGCTGCTGATCTCGTTACCGAAGCCGAAGCCGAAATTGTTGCCTTGACTCCAATCGACGTGAAAACGCGCCTGGCCGGGGAAAACCCGCCTGTGCTGATTGATATCCGCGACATTCGGGAATTGGCAAAATCCGGCAGGATCAGCGGCGCTGTGCATGCACCCCGCGGTATGCTGGAATTCTGGGTGGACCCGGCAAGCCCCTATCACCGCGCTGTTTTCAGTCAGAATGACAGTTTCATTCTGTTTTGTGCATCTGGCTGGCGGTCTGCGCTTGCCACAAAAACCCTGCAGGATATGGGGATGACAGGGCTGGCTCATATGGCGGGCGGCTTTAACGCCTGGGCAGCAGCGGAGTTGCCTATTGAGATTGAACCGTCAGAATCCTGA
- a CDS encoding DUF599 domain-containing protein, with protein MNIFAELAPMDVIAVLWFITSWAIYSYLLDHSRIRERSLSTAMDKQRAQWMQTMAKRDLRIVDTSIMAGLQQGTAFFASTSIFAIGGTFALLSSTEEVLAVFSQLPYSIEMTRAEWETKVLGMLLVYAYAFFKFGWAYRLFNYASMLIGAVPARDEHDSALAKSALLSATEMTILAGIHFNRGLRAFFFAMGFLGWFLGPVVFMVTTTYVLLVLIRRQFFSASRRAALHSLEVGPDA; from the coding sequence ATGAATATATTTGCTGAACTAGCGCCAATGGACGTCATTGCGGTGCTCTGGTTTATCACCAGTTGGGCCATCTATTCCTATCTTCTGGATCATTCCAGGATCAGGGAAAGATCACTGTCCACTGCCATGGACAAGCAGCGCGCGCAGTGGATGCAGACCATGGCGAAGCGCGACTTGCGCATAGTTGACACCTCGATCATGGCCGGTCTGCAACAGGGTACTGCTTTCTTCGCTTCAACTTCAATCTTTGCCATTGGCGGGACATTTGCCCTGTTGAGCTCGACCGAAGAGGTTCTGGCGGTGTTCAGCCAGTTGCCCTACTCCATTGAAATGACACGGGCGGAATGGGAAACCAAGGTGCTGGGCATGCTGCTGGTCTACGCTTATGCGTTTTTCAAATTCGGCTGGGCCTATCGCCTGTTCAACTACGCTTCGATGCTGATCGGCGCTGTTCCGGCCAGGGATGAACACGATAGCGCTTTGGCAAAGTCCGCCCTTCTCAGCGCAACGGAAATGACGATTCTGGCGGGAATTCACTTTAATCGGGGATTGCGGGCATTCTTTTTTGCCATGGGTTTTCTGGGATGGTTTCTCGGCCCGGTAGTTTTCATGGTGACAACGACCTATGTGCTTCTGGTACTGATAAGACGTCAGTTCTTTTCCGCGTCGCGGCGCGCCGCGCTGCACAGCCTTGAAGTGGGTCCTGACGCGTGA
- a CDS encoding DUF3253 domain-containing protein translates to MSDLEHQIDTAIFEHLASCAAHKTICPSQIARALAGSDEKQWRLLMRPIRTRAIALARADRLVIKRKGKPVDPSEGFKGIYRLGNAKEEPER, encoded by the coding sequence GTGAGTGACCTGGAGCACCAGATCGACACAGCCATTTTCGAACACCTCGCATCTTGCGCTGCACACAAGACCATCTGCCCATCCCAAATTGCCCGTGCTCTGGCCGGTTCCGATGAAAAACAATGGCGGCTGTTGATGAGGCCGATCCGGACCCGCGCCATTGCGCTGGCCCGGGCCGACCGGCTTGTGATCAAACGCAAGGGAAAGCCCGTCGATCCCAGCGAAGGTTTCAAAGGGATTTACCGGCTCGGCAACGCCAAGGAAGAGCCCGAAAGATGA
- a CDS encoding ATP-dependent Clp protease proteolytic subunit, giving the protein MTHADMPALFEDDDDIKSKDEDKEKSPSVDKYLFDARTVLITGQVSQDMARDVSARLLALAQASDDPILVVVSSPGGHVESGDMIHDMIRFIKPTVNILGTGWVASAGALIYVSVPKKHRFATTNTRFLLHQPSGGAGGAASDIEIQAREIIKMRDRLNKIFADATGQKIEQIEKDTDRDYWMSAKEAIDYGLAGKVVASSAEIK; this is encoded by the coding sequence ATGACCCACGCTGATATGCCCGCTCTGTTTGAAGACGATGACGACATCAAGTCCAAGGATGAGGACAAGGAAAAATCGCCTTCCGTCGATAAATATCTGTTTGATGCGCGGACGGTGTTGATAACTGGTCAGGTTTCCCAGGATATGGCGCGGGATGTCTCGGCGCGGCTGCTGGCTCTTGCGCAGGCGTCGGATGATCCGATCCTGGTGGTTGTGTCTTCACCGGGCGGCCACGTTGAATCCGGCGATATGATCCACGACATGATCCGCTTCATCAAACCGACCGTGAATATTCTGGGAACCGGCTGGGTGGCCAGCGCTGGCGCTCTGATTTATGTATCGGTGCCGAAAAAGCACCGTTTTGCGACCACCAACACCCGTTTCCTGTTGCATCAGCCATCCGGTGGTGCGGGCGGTGCAGCCAGCGACATTGAAATTCAGGCCCGCGAAATCATCAAGATGCGCGACCGTTTGAACAAGATTTTTGCCGATGCGACCGGGCAGAAGATCGAGCAGATCGAAAAAGATACTGATCGCGATTACTGGATGAGCGCCAAAGAAGCGATTGATTACGGTCTGGCCGGTAAGGTTGTCGCATCTTCTGCCGAGATCAAATAG
- a CDS encoding S-(hydroxymethyl)glutathione dehydrogenase/class III alcohol dehydrogenase, protein MDVRAAVAFEAGKPLEVTTVQLGGPKAGEVLVEIKATGICHTDEFTRSGDDPEGIFPAILGHEGAGVVVEIGSGVTSLKPGDHVIPLYTPECRECEYCLHPKTNLCQSIRTTQGQGLMPDGTSRFSIEGKPIMHYMGTSTFANYTVLPEIALAKVRKDAPFETICYIGCGVTTGIGAVINTAKVEPGSNCVVFGLGGIGLNVIQGCKLAGANMIVGVDLNDNKKEWGEKFGMTHFVNPKEAGDDLVSYLVDLTGGGADYSFECIGNTNVMRQALECCHKGWGESIIIGVAGSGQEISTRPFQLVTGRSWRGSAFGGARGRTDVPKIVDWYMNGKIQIDPMITHTMPLDDINKGFDLMHSGESIRSVVLY, encoded by the coding sequence ATGGATGTAAGAGCGGCTGTCGCTTTTGAAGCAGGCAAACCTTTGGAAGTCACCACGGTTCAATTGGGCGGACCCAAGGCTGGCGAAGTTCTGGTCGAAATCAAGGCAACCGGGATTTGTCACACTGATGAGTTTACCCGCTCAGGTGATGACCCTGAGGGAATTTTTCCTGCCATTCTGGGCCATGAAGGCGCTGGTGTGGTTGTCGAAATCGGCTCCGGTGTGACCTCTCTCAAGCCGGGCGATCATGTCATTCCGCTTTACACGCCGGAATGCCGCGAATGCGAATATTGCCTGCATCCCAAGACAAATCTCTGCCAGTCCATCCGCACAACCCAGGGACAGGGCCTGATGCCGGACGGCACATCGCGGTTTTCCATCGAAGGCAAGCCGATCATGCATTATATGGGCACATCCACCTTTGCCAACTATACGGTGTTGCCGGAAATCGCGCTGGCAAAAGTCCGCAAAGACGCGCCGTTCGAGACAATCTGCTACATCGGCTGCGGCGTCACAACCGGCATCGGCGCTGTCATCAACACCGCCAAAGTCGAGCCCGGCTCGAACTGTGTGGTGTTTGGTCTGGGCGGCATCGGCCTGAACGTCATTCAGGGCTGTAAACTCGCCGGAGCCAACATGATTGTTGGCGTTGATCTCAACGACAACAAGAAGGAATGGGGCGAGAAGTTCGGCATGACCCATTTCGTCAACCCCAAAGAAGCGGGCGATGATCTGGTGTCCTATCTGGTCGATCTGACCGGCGGCGGCGCGGATTATTCGTTTGAATGTATCGGCAATACAAATGTCATGCGCCAGGCGCTGGAATGCTGCCACAAGGGCTGGGGCGAATCCATTATCATCGGCGTTGCCGGTTCCGGCCAGGAAATTTCCACCCGGCCGTTCCAGCTTGTCACCGGCCGCTCCTGGCGCGGCTCCGCCTTTGGCGGTGCCCGGGGCCGCACCGACGTGCCCAAAATCGTCGACTGGTATATGAACGGCAAAATTCAGATCGATCCGATGATCACCCACACCATGCCGCTGGACGACATCAACAAGGGTTTTGATCTGATGCATTCCGGGGAATCCATCCGCAGCGTTGTTCTGTATTAG
- the fghA gene encoding S-formylglutathione hydrolase, with product MKLIEERRSHGGSQRVYSHWSEACQCTMTFAIFLPPQAAEGPCPTLTYLSGLTCSHANVMEKGEYRAAAARHGLIVICPDTSPRGDDVANEEVYYFGQGAGFYLNATQPPYATHFNMERYITAELPHLISQNFSVSDSRDSIFGHSMGGHGALTLALKHSGLYRSVSAFAPIANPATSAWGKYALPRYLGDDDTAWRSADAVALIEDGHQVDDILVDQGLADEFLQDNLKPDALEAACRSAGIALTLRRHEGYDHSYYFISSFMADHIAWHAERLVE from the coding sequence TTGAAACTGATTGAGGAACGGCGCTCTCACGGCGGCTCCCAGCGGGTCTACAGCCATTGGAGCGAAGCCTGCCAATGCACCATGACATTCGCAATATTTCTGCCGCCGCAGGCAGCTGAAGGCCCCTGCCCGACCCTGACCTATTTATCGGGCCTCACCTGCAGTCATGCAAATGTCATGGAAAAAGGCGAATACCGCGCAGCCGCGGCCCGGCACGGCCTGATTGTCATTTGCCCGGACACCAGTCCGCGCGGCGACGACGTTGCCAATGAGGAAGTCTACTATTTCGGACAGGGCGCCGGCTTTTATCTGAATGCGACACAACCGCCTTATGCCACCCATTTCAATATGGAACGCTACATCACCGCGGAACTGCCGCATCTCATCTCTCAGAATTTTTCTGTAAGCGACTCAAGAGACTCTATTTTCGGCCATTCAATGGGGGGCCATGGCGCCTTGACACTGGCGCTGAAACATTCCGGCCTTTACCGCTCTGTTTCCGCCTTTGCGCCGATTGCCAACCCAGCCACCAGCGCATGGGGCAAGTATGCGTTGCCGCGATATTTGGGCGACGATGACACGGCCTGGCGGTCGGCAGATGCCGTTGCTCTGATCGAGGATGGCCACCAGGTCGATGACATCCTGGTGGATCAGGGCCTCGCCGATGAATTTTTGCAGGACAATCTGAAACCGGATGCGCTGGAAGCTGCCTGCCGCTCGGCTGGCATCGCCCTGACGCTCCGGCGCCACGAAGGCTATGACCACTCCTATTATTTCATTTCCAGCTTTATGGCTGACCATATTGCATGGCATGCGGAGCGGCTGGTCGAGTAG